In one Aquabacterium sp. OR-4 genomic region, the following are encoded:
- the rraA gene encoding ribonuclease E activity regulator RraA, with product MLVVPTCDLCDAHKGDTSGAFRVLPPVFAAYGGRSAFAGPVRTVKCFEDNSSVKALLEGPGHGAVLVVDGGGSLRRALVGGNIAAAAARNGWAGVVVDGCVRDVAELAATDLGIRALALMPLPTERRQAGQVDVPVLVQGVAVRPGDWLVADADGIVLLDRAPA from the coding sequence ATGTTGGTGGTGCCCACCTGTGACCTGTGCGATGCCCACAAGGGCGATACCAGCGGTGCCTTTCGCGTGCTGCCGCCGGTGTTTGCGGCCTATGGCGGGCGCAGCGCCTTTGCCGGCCCGGTGCGCACGGTGAAGTGTTTCGAGGACAACAGCTCGGTCAAGGCCCTGCTCGAAGGCCCCGGCCACGGCGCCGTGCTGGTGGTGGACGGCGGCGGCTCGCTGCGCCGGGCCCTGGTGGGCGGCAACATCGCCGCGGCTGCCGCGCGCAACGGCTGGGCCGGCGTGGTGGTGGACGGTTGCGTGCGCGACGTGGCCGAGCTGGCGGCCACGGATCTGGGCATCCGCGCGCTGGCGCTGATGCCCCTGCCCACCGAGCGCCGGCAGGCCGGCCAGGTGGATGTGCCGGTTCTTGTGCAGGGCGTTGCGGTGCGCCCCGGCGACTGGCTGGTGGCCGACGCCGACGGCATCGTGCTGCTCGACCGGGCGCCGGCCTGA
- a CDS encoding Lrp/AsnC family transcriptional regulator, with protein MPEAHSFDTYDRRILAELQTDARLSMAELGRRVHLSQPAVTERVRKLESAGVISGYRAQINLAALGYGIRAVVRVGRSDYAAMLRLLQATPEVVHAYNVTGEHSWVLEIAVVDVPHLDAVVSRFCALSDTATAIILKAPLAARPMMPASPAVEPDDVGGAHL; from the coding sequence ATGCCAGAAGCCCACAGCTTTGACACCTACGACCGCCGCATCCTGGCCGAACTGCAGACCGACGCGCGCCTGTCGATGGCCGAGCTGGGCCGCCGGGTTCACCTGTCGCAGCCGGCGGTCACCGAGCGGGTGCGCAAGCTCGAGTCGGCCGGCGTGATCAGCGGCTACCGGGCGCAGATCAACCTGGCGGCGCTGGGCTACGGCATTCGCGCCGTGGTGCGTGTGGGCCGCAGCGACTACGCCGCCATGCTGCGCCTGCTGCAGGCCACGCCCGAGGTGGTGCACGCCTACAACGTGACCGGCGAGCACAGCTGGGTGCTGGAGATTGCGGTGGTTGACGTGCCGCACCTCGACGCCGTGGTCTCGCGCTTTTGCGCGCTGAGCGACACCGCCACCGCGATCATCCTCAAGGCGCCGCTGGCCGCCCGGCCTATGATGCCCGCATCCCCTGCCGTGGAGCCTGACGATGTTGGTGGTGCCCACCTGTGA
- a CDS encoding ATP-binding protein: protein MSAPPVTLDNCADEPIHVPGAIQPHGALLALAGEHLVAWSANAAERLGCRCQAGLALPALGLPAAVLQTCRTLMDEALQQDGLASAAAVQLQGRVHDLVVHRHEGRTLLEFEQRASADDDVAAFALMAHRAIERLKKAPSLDALLQRAADAVRQLTGFDRVMSYRFRHDQSGDVVAEALAPGLQPYLGRRYPASDIPAQARRLYILNSLRLISDVGYQPVPLLGRPGDAPLDLTHAVLRSVSPIHVEYLQNMGVGASMSVSIVVQGALWGMLACHHMTPRQVPYSVRMSCDVLAQVVSSAVQTFQSRELARRQSQGAALVSALGLEANHSDDLVAALAAHSPDLLQVFGADAAVLAQGRRLRVVGTLPAALAEAALNALPARDNGLLALDDRADWPPALQPLLPGWAGLLLLTADAHTRSRVLLLRREQVHTVRWGGVPDKPVTIGPRGPRLTPRGSFDEWRQTVRGRSLPWDATSLQTARELLTELQRASLSQQAETEVARLNLLAMLGHDLRDPLQAIHMVAGLLKQDDQVPRLAHRLEASSRRMQRLISQVLDFSRAEAGLQLASSFEPVDLRSLLDDLVEESRLGHPEVPVVLQLPGAETIATPAPSNPSNPSNPSNPSKPSNPSGPTGALPAPGPAAAALVTGDASRLAQLLGNLLANARHHGQPGTPVRLTLQPQPGQWQLSVCNHGEPIDAATAATLFQPLRRGPAGSSRNRDGLGLGLFIAARIATEHGATLGYSHEAGQVVFTLRLPACD, encoded by the coding sequence GTGAGCGCGCCGCCGGTCACCCTGGACAACTGCGCCGACGAGCCGATCCATGTGCCCGGCGCCATCCAGCCGCATGGCGCACTGCTGGCGCTGGCCGGCGAGCACCTGGTGGCCTGGAGTGCCAATGCCGCCGAGCGCCTGGGCTGCCGCTGCCAGGCCGGCCTGGCCCTGCCGGCGCTGGGCCTGCCCGCGGCCGTGCTGCAGACCTGCCGCACGCTGATGGACGAGGCGCTGCAGCAGGACGGCCTGGCCAGCGCCGCCGCCGTGCAGTTGCAGGGCCGGGTTCACGACCTGGTGGTGCACCGCCACGAGGGCCGCACCCTGCTCGAGTTTGAACAGCGCGCGAGCGCCGACGACGACGTGGCCGCGTTTGCGCTGATGGCCCACCGCGCGATCGAGCGCCTGAAGAAGGCGCCCAGCCTCGACGCACTGCTGCAGCGCGCGGCCGACGCGGTGCGCCAGCTCACCGGCTTCGACCGCGTGATGAGCTACCGCTTCCGCCACGACCAGAGCGGCGACGTGGTGGCCGAGGCCCTGGCGCCGGGCCTGCAGCCCTACCTGGGGCGGCGCTATCCGGCCAGCGACATCCCGGCGCAGGCGCGGCGTCTGTACATCCTGAACAGCCTGCGCCTGATCAGTGACGTGGGCTACCAGCCGGTGCCGCTGCTGGGCCGGCCCGGCGACGCGCCGCTCGACCTCACCCACGCCGTGCTGCGCAGCGTGTCGCCGATCCATGTGGAGTACCTGCAGAACATGGGCGTGGGCGCGTCGATGAGCGTGTCCATCGTCGTGCAGGGCGCGCTGTGGGGCATGCTGGCCTGCCACCACATGACACCGCGCCAGGTGCCCTACTCGGTGCGCATGTCCTGCGACGTGCTGGCGCAGGTGGTGTCGTCGGCGGTGCAGACCTTTCAGTCGCGCGAGCTGGCCCGGCGCCAGTCGCAGGGTGCGGCCCTGGTTTCGGCGCTGGGGCTCGAGGCCAACCACAGCGACGACCTGGTGGCCGCGCTGGCCGCCCATTCGCCCGATCTGCTGCAGGTGTTCGGGGCCGACGCCGCGGTGCTGGCCCAGGGCCGGCGCCTGCGCGTGGTGGGCACACTGCCGGCGGCACTGGCCGAGGCCGCGCTGAACGCCCTGCCCGCCCGCGACAACGGCCTGCTCGCGCTCGACGACCGCGCCGACTGGCCGCCCGCGCTGCAGCCCCTGCTGCCGGGCTGGGCCGGCCTGCTGCTGCTCACCGCCGACGCCCATACCCGCTCGCGCGTGCTGCTGCTGCGCCGCGAGCAGGTGCACACCGTGCGCTGGGGCGGCGTGCCCGACAAGCCGGTGACGATCGGCCCGCGCGGGCCGCGGCTGACGCCGCGCGGCTCGTTCGACGAGTGGCGCCAAACCGTGCGCGGCCGCAGCCTGCCGTGGGACGCCACCAGCCTGCAGACCGCGCGCGAGCTGCTCACCGAACTGCAGCGCGCCAGCCTGTCGCAGCAGGCCGAGACCGAGGTGGCGCGCCTGAACCTGCTGGCCATGCTGGGCCACGACCTGCGCGACCCGCTGCAGGCCATCCACATGGTGGCCGGCCTGCTCAAGCAGGACGACCAGGTGCCGCGCCTGGCCCACCGGCTCGAGGCTTCCAGCCGCCGCATGCAGCGCCTGATCTCGCAGGTGCTCGACTTCAGCCGCGCCGAGGCCGGCCTGCAGCTGGCCAGCAGCTTCGAACCGGTGGACCTGCGCAGCCTGCTGGACGACCTGGTGGAAGAGTCGCGCCTGGGCCATCCCGAGGTGCCGGTGGTGCTGCAACTGCCCGGCGCCGAGACAATCGCCACCCCCGCCCCATCCAACCCATCCAACCCATCCAACCCATCCAACCCATCCAAGCCATCCAACCCATCCGGCCCGACCGGCGCCTTGCCGGCGCCCGGCCCGGCGGCGGCGGCCCTGGTGACGGGCGATGCCAGCCGCCTGGCCCAGCTGCTGGGCAATCTGCTGGCCAATGCCCGGCACCATGGCCAGCCGGGCACGCCGGTGCGGCTGACGCTGCAACCGCAGCCCGGGCAATGGCAGCTCAGCGTGTGCAACCACGGCGAGCCCATCGACGCCGCCACCGCCGCCACGCTGTTCCAGCCGCTGCGCCGCGGGCCGGCCGGCAGCTCGCGCAACCGCGACGGCCTGGGCCTGGGCCTGTTCATCGCCGCGCGCATCGCCACCGAGCATGGCGCCACGCTGGGCTACAGCCACGAGGCTGGGCAGGTGGTGTTCACGCTGCGCCTGCCGGCCTGCGACTGA
- a CDS encoding EamA family transporter, producing the protein MSSAALPRPTPLFTPLVLACLAATWLVWGSTYLAIKVALTGLPPFWQMGSRFLVAGALLMAWVRWRGTPWPTRREWAHAAIVGTLMLGAGMGGTAVAEQSVASGLVVAYIAVSPLMAALLNLGFGVRPRAAEWAGIGLGLAGVLLLVQGAGFAASPAGLAAQTIACAGWVLGSVLSQRKLPLAPGAAGFASEMLCGGLVLMLISLGVGEQVQLGQVSAAAWGAWLYLVVAGSLLAFNAYMLLLARVPTGLATSYAFVNPIIALLLGVGLAGEQVSGAEWAAAGVILGGVAMLLWARR; encoded by the coding sequence ATGTCGAGCGCTGCCCTGCCCCGCCCCACGCCCTTGTTCACGCCACTGGTGCTGGCCTGCCTGGCGGCCACCTGGCTGGTCTGGGGCTCGACCTACCTGGCCATCAAGGTGGCGCTCACCGGCCTGCCGCCGTTCTGGCAGATGGGCAGCCGCTTTCTGGTGGCCGGCGCGCTGCTGATGGCCTGGGTGCGCTGGCGCGGCACGCCCTGGCCCACGCGGCGCGAGTGGGCGCATGCCGCCATCGTGGGCACGCTGATGCTGGGCGCCGGCATGGGCGGCACGGCGGTGGCCGAGCAAAGCGTGGCCTCGGGCCTGGTGGTGGCCTACATCGCGGTGTCGCCGCTGATGGCGGCGCTGCTCAACCTCGGTTTCGGTGTGCGGCCGCGCGCGGCCGAATGGGCCGGCATCGGCCTGGGCCTGGCCGGTGTGCTGCTGCTGGTGCAGGGGGCGGGCTTTGCGGCCTCGCCGGCCGGCCTGGCCGCCCAGACCATCGCCTGCGCCGGCTGGGTGCTGGGCAGCGTGCTCAGCCAGCGCAAGCTGCCGCTGGCCCCCGGCGCCGCCGGCTTTGCCAGCGAGATGCTGTGCGGCGGCCTGGTGCTGATGCTGATCTCGCTGGGCGTGGGCGAGCAGGTGCAACTGGGCCAGGTGTCGGCGGCGGCCTGGGGCGCCTGGCTGTACCTGGTGGTGGCCGGCTCGCTGCTGGCCTTCAATGCCTACATGCTGCTGCTGGCGCGCGTGCCCACCGGCCTGGCCACCAGCTATGCCTTCGTCAACCCGATCATTGCGCTGCTGCTGGGCGTGGGCCTGGCCGGCGAGCAGGTCAGCGGCGCCGAATGGGCCGCGGCGGGGGTGATACTGGGCGGCGTGGCCATGCTGCTGTGGGCGCGGCGCTGA
- a CDS encoding MBL fold metallo-hydrolase: MPTTLYDHDGHQCLMFTDLCDRGGEAVQANQFLVIDGDTGAIIDPGGNLAYNDLYLGMTRHFQPQALSAIIASHADPDIIASLDRWTTATQAPIYISTVWERFVPHFCKPGKTLDRIIGIPDPGMRIRIGRSDLLALPAHFLHAEGNFQFWDPVSKILFSGDLGVSMLPGKLAGQPVTSLAKVYPSMERFHQRYMVSNKVLRLWADMVSTLPIEMIVPQHGAPLAGAAVGEFIAWVRDLPCGIDLMGPANYRVPA, from the coding sequence ATGCCGACCACGCTCTACGACCACGACGGGCACCAGTGCCTGATGTTCACCGACCTGTGCGACCGCGGCGGTGAGGCGGTGCAGGCCAACCAGTTTCTGGTGATCGACGGCGACACCGGCGCCATCATCGACCCGGGTGGCAACCTGGCCTACAACGACCTGTACCTGGGCATGACGCGGCACTTTCAGCCGCAGGCCCTGTCGGCCATCATCGCCTCGCACGCCGACCCCGACATCATCGCCTCGCTCGACCGCTGGACCACCGCCACCCAGGCGCCGATCTACATCTCCACCGTGTGGGAGCGCTTCGTGCCCCACTTCTGCAAGCCCGGCAAGACGCTCGACCGCATCATCGGCATCCCCGACCCGGGCATGCGCATCCGCATCGGCCGCAGCGATCTGCTGGCGCTGCCGGCGCATTTTCTGCACGCCGAGGGCAACTTCCAGTTCTGGGACCCGGTGTCGAAGATTCTGTTCTCGGGCGACCTGGGCGTGTCGATGCTGCCCGGCAAGCTGGCCGGCCAGCCGGTCACCAGCCTGGCCAAGGTCTACCCCTCGATGGAGCGCTTTCACCAGCGCTACATGGTCAGCAACAAGGTGTTGCGGCTGTGGGCCGACATGGTGTCCACCCTGCCCATCGAGATGATCGTGCCGCAGCATGGCGCCCCGCTGGCCGGCGCCGCCGTGGGCGAGTTCATCGCCTGGGTGCGCGACTTGCCCTGCGGCATCGACCTGATGGGCCCGGCGAACTACCGCGTTCCGGCCTGA
- a CDS encoding bacteriohemerythrin has translation MTTSLRAPRHAMVVWTDEHALGLDELDAQHRLLFDLTNDLWHHLVRRSARTEVLATLTALERYALSHFSAEETFMRVTCYPHIDAHTAEHAEFIERVSREKTAVMQGHALGFDLLSYLKNWLTEHILRADKDFAHLARACHPELALPADTAGAPGFWRRLRARW, from the coding sequence GTGACGACCAGTTTGCGCGCCCCACGCCACGCCATGGTGGTCTGGACCGATGAGCATGCGCTCGGTCTGGACGAACTCGATGCCCAGCATCGCCTGTTGTTCGACCTGACCAACGACCTGTGGCACCACCTGGTGCGCCGCAGCGCCCGCACCGAGGTGCTGGCCACGCTGACGGCGCTGGAGCGTTATGCGCTGTCGCATTTTTCGGCCGAAGAGACCTTCATGCGCGTGACCTGCTATCCGCACATCGACGCGCACACCGCCGAGCACGCCGAGTTCATCGAGCGGGTGTCACGCGAAAAAACCGCGGTGATGCAGGGCCATGCGCTGGGTTTCGACCTGCTGAGCTACCTGAAGAACTGGCTCACCGAGCACATCCTACGCGCCGACAAGGATTTCGCCCACCTGGCCCGCGCCTGCCACCCCGAACTGGCCCTGCCCGCAGATACCGCCGGCGCACCGGGCTTCTGGCGGCGCCTGCGCGCGCGCTGGTGA
- a CDS encoding biliverdin-producing heme oxygenase, with amino-acid sequence MSAACPRHPAKAEAHAAATLAPAAPPSLHAALRQGTRHSHARIEAALALDRLGTDPHAVARYGRVLQALALFHGHWQPQVRAALPAAWRGWLDDAPRQRWLADDLAALGLDWPDAHTGDARYELGLVDALEALASLYVVEGSALGGQVIVRSLGRQAPALQGRACRYFSGHGTLTGARWQAFGELMATAGPALAATPAAQARAVRAADATFWALLQAAQDQQATVQAGPGLSTGAAGPWGGSR; translated from the coding sequence GTGAGCGCGGCCTGCCCTCGCCACCCGGCCAAGGCCGAGGCCCACGCCGCCGCCACGCTGGCGCCAGCCGCGCCGCCCTCGCTGCACGCCGCGCTGCGCCAGGGCACGCGCCACAGCCATGCACGCATCGAGGCCGCGCTGGCGCTGGACCGCCTGGGCACCGATCCGCACGCCGTGGCCCGCTACGGCCGGGTGCTGCAGGCGCTGGCGCTGTTTCACGGCCACTGGCAGCCGCAGGTGCGCGCGGCCCTGCCCGCGGCCTGGCGCGGCTGGCTCGACGACGCGCCGCGCCAGCGCTGGCTGGCCGATGACCTGGCCGCGCTGGGCCTGGACTGGCCCGACGCGCACACGGGCGATGCACGTTATGAGCTGGGCCTGGTCGACGCGCTCGAGGCCCTGGCCTCGCTGTACGTGGTGGAAGGTTCGGCCCTCGGCGGCCAGGTGATCGTGCGCAGCCTGGGCCGCCAGGCGCCGGCGCTGCAGGGCCGCGCCTGCCGCTACTTCAGCGGCCACGGCACGCTCACCGGCGCACGCTGGCAGGCCTTTGGCGAGCTGATGGCCACCGCCGGCCCGGCGCTCGCCGCCACGCCCGCCGCGCAGGCGCGTGCGGTGCGCGCGGCCGATGCCACGTTCTGGGCCCTGCTGCAGGCCGCGCAGGACCAGCAGGCCACGGTGCAGGCCGGGCCCGGCCTGTCTACCGGCGCGGCAGGCCCGTGGGGCGGCAGCCGGTGA